One window from the genome of Planktothrix serta PCC 8927 encodes:
- the tnpA gene encoding IS200/IS605 family transposase: protein MKLKAIDYKHYNHSVGLACVHIVWIPKRRKRVLIGDVATRCREIFYELAIEKEWEIKALEIAPDHIHLFICHQPDYAISQIVQAFKGRSSRYLRREFPHLLKLPSLWTRSYFHTTAGSVSSKVIMEYINDPHHNTH from the coding sequence ATGAAGCTAAAGGCTATAGATTACAAGCATTACAACCATTCAGTCGGATTGGCTTGTGTTCATATCGTCTGGATTCCAAAAAGAAGAAAGCGTGTGCTAATTGGAGATGTAGCAACACGCTGTCGGGAGATATTTTATGAATTGGCAATTGAGAAAGAATGGGAAATTAAAGCATTAGAAATAGCTCCTGATCATATTCACTTGTTTATCTGCCATCAACCTGATTACGCCATTAGTCAGATTGTGCAAGCTTTTAAAGGGAGATCATCACGTTATTTAAGAAGAGAATTTCCTCATTTGTTAAAACTTCCTAGTCTATGGACTCGCTCATATTTTCATACTACTGCTGGTAGTGTTAGCTCTAAAGTTATTATGGAATATATTAACGATCCTCATCACAATACGCATTAA
- a CDS encoding rhodanese-like domain-containing protein, with amino-acid sequence MFSRFIPKPPPLAAKARVYDLKTRLDWGEPALTIIDVRDLNSFNHCHIQGAIRMPLDSLPEQVLSNLELNRDIYIYGESDEKTAEAAAKLREVGFKKVAELIGGLAGWQAVGYPVEAISAVVG; translated from the coding sequence ATGTTTTCTCGATTCATTCCGAAACCTCCTCCTCTAGCAGCAAAAGCGCGTGTTTATGACCTCAAAACCCGTTTGGACTGGGGCGAACCTGCATTAACTATTATTGATGTCCGTGACTTAAATAGCTTCAATCACTGCCATATTCAAGGCGCAATTCGTATGCCTCTTGATAGTCTTCCCGAACAGGTTTTGTCGAATTTAGAACTGAACCGTGATATTTATATTTACGGCGAAAGTGATGAAAAAACGGCTGAAGCCGCAGCAAAACTTCGTGAAGTTGGATTTAAAAAAGTTGCTGAACTCATCGGAGGTTTAGCAGGATGGCAAGCCGTTGGTTATCCGGTAGAAGCAATTAGTGCAGTTGTTGGTTGA
- the crtB gene encoding cyanoexosortase B, translating into MQLNRKIPIAIEQYLLNWIIVLLMVLLYAPLLIHWYDGWLNKNIGIEHEYFSHGLIGLPFAAYIVWTKRQQWKELPNMNHPLGLVLLVIASIFYWSGLGDLVNLSFPLMLTGLCIHFKGISGLKLMGIALIFVLLATPNHLPYLIEPFALPLQKFIAQVAGFVLTQFNLDVSVEQIYLFVNDQIVEVAPHCAGLKMLFTSLYVGLMLLYWTGLLANRNLSIFFLVSAALISIVANIIRNTLLALFHGTGQNGLFSWLHEGWGGDLYSACMLGLLVVLINGLQHYTAIDSES; encoded by the coding sequence ATGCAACTCAATCGTAAAATTCCGATCGCCATTGAACAATATTTATTAAATTGGATTATTGTTTTATTGATGGTGTTGTTGTATGCACCGCTTTTAATTCATTGGTACGATGGCTGGCTCAATAAAAATATTGGCATCGAGCATGAATATTTTAGTCATGGTTTAATTGGTTTACCCTTTGCAGCTTATATTGTTTGGACAAAACGGCAGCAATGGAAAGAGTTACCGAATATGAACCATCCATTAGGGCTGGTATTACTGGTAATTGCTAGTATTTTTTATTGGAGTGGTTTAGGGGATTTAGTTAATCTTTCATTTCCTTTAATGTTGACCGGACTTTGTATCCATTTTAAGGGAATTTCCGGTTTAAAATTAATGGGAATAGCCTTGATTTTTGTCTTACTGGCAACACCCAATCATTTACCCTATTTAATAGAACCCTTCGCATTACCCTTGCAGAAATTTATTGCTCAGGTTGCCGGATTTGTTCTCACCCAATTTAATTTAGATGTTAGCGTAGAACAAATTTATCTGTTTGTGAATGATCAGATTGTTGAAGTAGCCCCCCACTGTGCGGGGTTAAAAATGTTATTTACCAGTCTCTATGTGGGATTAATGTTACTGTATTGGACGGGACTTTTGGCTAACAGAAATCTCAGTATTTTTTTCTTAGTGAGTGCGGCTTTAATCAGCATTGTTGCTAATATTATTCGCAACACCCTGTTAGCACTGTTTCATGGAACGGGTCAAAATGGGTTATTCTCATGGCTGCATGAAGGTTGGGGAGGAGATTTATATTCAGCGTGTATGCTGGGTTTATTAGTGGTATTAATTAATGGATTACAACATTATACTGCCATTGATTCCGAATCGTAG
- a CDS encoding cyanoexosortase B system-associated protein: MILSLKLRQQQSKIIIVILMTILLIGAALPGYISQKWSWLDMPQLKTLPQLQTIRKEGLTLPGWQTVKIQSLQIGNKQWLQQEVKRDNQTATVLLLTQNYYKDQPQLDWMDINGFLGWKTDEYQRDRFSVKSTSEDLDPVEVEVQFFKAWTATQTYAVARWYAWPNGGHPALSHWFWADRWAQLSRNRAPWVAVCLLIPIKPLGNIQDVWPVATSLGESIQASLMAEALVSTIP; the protein is encoded by the coding sequence ATGATTTTATCGCTGAAACTGCGACAGCAACAATCTAAAATTATTATTGTCATCTTGATGACGATATTATTAATTGGTGCTGCACTTCCAGGCTACATCAGCCAAAAATGGTCATGGCTCGATATGCCACAACTCAAAACCCTACCCCAACTGCAAACGATTAGAAAAGAAGGTTTAACTCTTCCGGGATGGCAAACGGTTAAAATTCAATCACTCCAAATTGGAAATAAACAGTGGTTACAACAAGAGGTAAAACGAGACAACCAAACTGCAACAGTGCTGTTATTAACCCAAAATTACTATAAAGATCAGCCCCAACTTGACTGGATGGATATTAACGGATTTCTAGGGTGGAAAACCGATGAGTATCAACGCGATCGCTTTTCTGTAAAATCCACCTCTGAGGACTTAGACCCCGTTGAAGTTGAAGTCCAATTTTTTAAAGCTTGGACTGCAACCCAAACCTATGCCGTTGCTCGCTGGTACGCTTGGCCAAACGGTGGACATCCAGCACTGAGTCATTGGTTTTGGGCTGATCGTTGGGCTCAACTCAGTCGAAATCGCGCTCCCTGGGTGGCGGTCTGTCTTTTGATTCCGATTAAACCCTTGGGTAATATTCAAGACGTCTGGCCTGTGGCGACCTCCCTGGGTGAAAGTATACAAGCTTCTTTAATGGCAGAAGCCTTAGTTTCCACAATTCCTTAA
- a CDS encoding GumC family protein, whose protein sequence is MTLPIVKRYLIAFEKYKWAGFATFMVALGASGAVAMLMEAPVTPPYKATGLMTSQNSPVIFSKTGEVIQQQGQQLSLEMLVPASVLEPIVKQFNIVPTDLKKKLSIKLEPAVSASKDGPGTPMKITVSFQDPNRERAVMVVNTVMQKMQEQSRVINTQQLNSIITLIQERLKPVEGELRQVEKELENYDKREGATILSLENGSLPAAILGNEQQQKDLKLQLEALNAQLASLESQLGLNADQAFVSQALAADPIIAQLRVQLYEIESQLAVLRKDYRDQHPFVAELVKRQQAAEQQLQERASEVLGGDGIAAPLRQVDQIRVDSSLDPTRQQLAQNLITLKSQKESLEQQLEGSKKTGEDLKQNYATIPNKQMEKQRLEQQVAYKKALYDQMQAKLVDAQAAEAETTSSLAIAKEAEAPDVETPKAMSMALILAMGGLGGILGGAVIIFVLGMLSGKFYTWEEIEGAFKEREVPLLGVVPTVFLYSDDYEFPLLLKPHSAYLEFYEKVRTNLQRVGNKSPKVILITSVGNSEGKTLSAYNLAIAAARSGKRTLLIEADLRSPSQVESLGLTLDPQSLIEPLQYYGDLYGCIRLVPDVSNLYVIPSPGPMRQPATILESSELRRLLEEVRYRFDFVVVDSPALNGNNDVLTLEPYTDGMVMVARPIYTASGLLGEVTDKLMDTEDEDPKKYRPRLLGAIINGADILVDDFEEDTLEHQETIRSQARIRPALKPKTPPQQKRLPAKVRK, encoded by the coding sequence ATGACTTTACCGATAGTTAAACGATATTTAATTGCATTTGAAAAGTATAAATGGGCGGGTTTTGCTACGTTTATGGTGGCGTTAGGAGCCTCTGGAGCCGTAGCAATGTTGATGGAAGCACCTGTCACTCCTCCCTATAAAGCAACGGGTTTAATGACGAGTCAAAATAGTCCGGTAATTTTTTCTAAAACGGGTGAGGTTATTCAACAACAAGGACAACAACTCTCCCTGGAAATGTTAGTCCCTGCCAGTGTTTTGGAACCAATTGTCAAACAATTTAATATTGTACCCACTGATCTGAAAAAAAAATTATCAATTAAATTAGAACCCGCAGTTTCTGCATCCAAAGACGGCCCTGGAACGCCGATGAAAATCACTGTTTCTTTTCAAGATCCGAATCGAGAACGGGCGGTAATGGTTGTAAATACCGTCATGCAAAAAATGCAGGAACAAAGCCGTGTAATTAATACCCAACAATTGAATAGTATTATTACTCTAATTCAAGAACGATTAAAACCAGTCGAAGGAGAACTCAGACAGGTAGAAAAAGAGTTAGAAAATTATGATAAACGGGAAGGAGCTACCATTTTAAGTTTAGAAAATGGTTCGTTACCCGCAGCAATTTTAGGCAATGAACAACAGCAAAAAGACCTGAAATTACAGTTGGAAGCTCTGAATGCTCAACTGGCAAGTTTAGAATCTCAATTGGGTTTAAATGCTGATCAAGCCTTTGTTTCCCAAGCGTTAGCGGCTGATCCAATTATTGCTCAATTGCGGGTTCAATTGTATGAAATTGAATCACAATTAGCGGTTTTACGCAAGGATTATCGAGATCAACATCCCTTTGTGGCAGAATTAGTTAAACGTCAACAAGCCGCCGAACAACAGTTACAAGAACGCGCCTCGGAAGTGTTAGGAGGAGATGGAATTGCCGCACCTTTGCGTCAAGTGGATCAAATTCGAGTTGATTCATCTCTTGATCCCACTCGCCAACAATTAGCTCAAAATTTAATTACCTTGAAAAGTCAAAAGGAAAGTTTAGAACAACAATTAGAAGGATCGAAAAAAACCGGAGAAGATTTGAAGCAGAATTATGCTACAATTCCTAATAAACAAATGGAAAAACAACGCCTAGAACAGCAGGTGGCTTATAAAAAGGCATTGTATGATCAAATGCAGGCGAAGTTAGTGGATGCTCAAGCCGCCGAAGCGGAAACAACCAGCAGTTTAGCTATTGCCAAAGAAGCGGAAGCTCCTGATGTGGAAACCCCAAAAGCAATGAGTATGGCTTTAATTTTGGCTATGGGCGGACTGGGAGGCATTTTAGGCGGGGCGGTGATTATTTTTGTATTAGGAATGCTGAGTGGAAAATTCTATACCTGGGAAGAAATTGAGGGGGCTTTTAAAGAACGAGAAGTTCCCCTTTTAGGGGTGGTGCCAACGGTGTTTTTATACTCAGATGATTATGAATTTCCTTTATTATTAAAACCCCATTCGGCTTATTTGGAATTTTATGAAAAAGTTCGGACTAATTTACAACGGGTGGGAAATAAATCTCCGAAGGTTATTTTAATTACCAGTGTAGGAAATTCAGAAGGAAAAACTTTAAGTGCGTATAATTTAGCGATCGCTGCGGCTCGTAGTGGTAAGCGCACGTTATTAATTGAAGCAGATTTGCGATCGCCTTCTCAAGTCGAATCTTTAGGATTAACTCTTGACCCTCAAAGTTTGATTGAACCCTTACAATATTATGGGGATTTATATGGTTGTATTCGTTTAGTTCCTGATGTGAGTAACTTGTATGTGATTCCCTCTCCTGGGCCAATGCGTCAACCCGCCACGATTTTAGAATCGAGTGAATTGCGGCGTCTATTAGAAGAAGTCCGCTATCGGTTTGATTTTGTAGTGGTGGATAGTCCGGCGTTAAACGGCAATAATGATGTTTTAACCTTGGAGCCCTACACCGATGGCATGGTGATGGTCGCCCGTCCAATTTATACCGCATCGGGATTATTGGGTGAAGTTACAGACAAATTAATGGATACTGAGGATGAAGATCCGAAAAAATATCGTCCGCGACTGTTGGGAGCCATTATCAATGGAGCCGATATTCTGGTGGATGACTTTGAAGAAGATACTTTAGAACATCAGGAAACGATTCGATCTCAAGCTCGCATCCGACCCGCACTCAAACCCAAAACCCCCCCTCAGCAAAAACGATTACCCGCTAAAGTTCGCAAATAA
- a CDS encoding DegT/DnrJ/EryC1/StrS family aminotransferase, giving the protein MTSTLTPVPFVDLSLIHDPLKPEIQAALQAVIDKGDFILGHAVTEFEIGFAKACGVRYGVGVACGTDAIALGLQACGIQPGDEVLVPANTFIATLIGVLHAGATPVLVDCDPCMALIDLNQAAQVVTQKTKAIIPVHLYGQMVSPHQLFAFAKAHNLIIFEDAAQAHLAERESYCAGSIGLAAAFSFYPSKNLGCFGDGGIVVTQNETVAQNLRCLRNYGAPQKYLHTEQGTNSRLDSLQAAILNVKLPHLNTWNRDRNFVAEKYDASLLLLREKGIIPIENQSADGHVYHLYVIRVTEECAIDRDTLKDKLTEQGIQVGIHYPIPCHLQPAYQNLGYKEGNFPQTEKLSQQILSLPMYPGVTTNQINHVFTAIQSAIGA; this is encoded by the coding sequence ATGACTAGCACCCTAACTCCTGTTCCCTTTGTAGATTTGAGTTTAATCCACGATCCCCTTAAACCTGAAATTCAAGCCGCGCTCCAGGCTGTGATTGATAAGGGCGACTTTATTTTAGGTCACGCTGTAACCGAATTTGAAATCGGCTTTGCTAAAGCTTGTGGGGTTCGGTATGGGGTGGGAGTGGCTTGTGGAACGGATGCGATCGCTCTCGGTTTACAAGCCTGTGGAATTCAACCGGGAGATGAAGTTCTCGTGCCAGCCAATACCTTTATTGCTACACTGATAGGAGTATTACACGCCGGGGCCACTCCGGTATTAGTTGATTGTGATCCCTGTATGGCTTTAATTGATCTCAATCAAGCGGCTCAAGTTGTTACTCAAAAAACCAAAGCCATTATTCCGGTACATCTCTATGGCCAAATGGTTTCCCCTCATCAACTCTTTGCTTTTGCGAAAGCCCATAATTTAATTATTTTTGAAGATGCAGCCCAGGCGCACTTAGCCGAGCGAGAAAGTTATTGTGCGGGAAGTATTGGGTTAGCCGCAGCGTTTAGTTTTTATCCCAGTAAAAATTTAGGTTGTTTTGGGGATGGGGGAATAGTTGTTACCCAGAATGAAACTGTTGCTCAAAATCTCCGGTGTTTAAGAAATTATGGTGCTCCTCAAAAATACTTGCATACCGAACAGGGAACGAATAGCCGTCTCGATAGTTTACAAGCTGCTATTCTGAATGTTAAGTTACCCCATTTGAATACTTGGAACCGCGATCGCAATTTTGTGGCGGAAAAATACGATGCGTCTCTTCTGTTACTCCGAGAAAAGGGTATTATTCCGATTGAAAATCAGAGTGCGGATGGTCATGTTTACCATCTTTATGTTATTCGTGTAACGGAGGAATGTGCCATTGACCGCGATACCCTCAAAGATAAACTCACGGAACAGGGAATACAAGTTGGGATTCATTATCCTATTCCTTGCCATCTTCAACCCGCTTATCAAAATTTAGGCTACAAAGAAGGGAACTTCCCCCAAACGGAAAAATTAAGTCAACAAATTTTATCCTTACCGATGTATCCAGGGGTAACAACCAACCAAATTAATCACGTCTTTACCGCCATTCAGTCTGCTATTGGTGCGTAG
- a CDS encoding alr0857 family protein, whose amino-acid sequence MLKLTYTETAFHIERLSQSPEQLVALRVKLAMRMGQTMVVEPSSASFLLPVNISTLSMLEAAIRLQRSEAIALCVADTETIEVSLTGTWITVDPEGENGIFLTVLGDRTESLLYHLWQQAHGSASVIRD is encoded by the coding sequence ATGCTGAAGTTAACTTATACCGAAACAGCCTTTCATATCGAGCGTCTGAGTCAATCTCCAGAACAACTGGTGGCGCTGCGAGTAAAGTTGGCAATGCGAATGGGCCAAACAATGGTCGTTGAACCGAGTTCTGCCTCATTTCTTTTACCTGTCAATATCTCCACTTTATCGATGTTAGAGGCGGCTATTCGTCTACAACGCTCAGAAGCGATCGCGTTATGTGTGGCGGATACAGAAACTATTGAAGTCAGTTTAACGGGAACTTGGATTACCGTTGATCCAGAGGGTGAAAATGGAATTTTTCTGACTGTTTTAGGCGATCGCACTGAATCTTTACTCTATCACCTGTGGCAACAAGCTCACGGCAGTGCTTCTGTGATTCGAGATTAA
- a CDS encoding polysaccharide biosynthesis/export family protein yields the protein MNQRYAKTSASLFLASLYSTSWMVSVSALLWGFSAQQRVLAQTVTLPERCVIPQEVASQQYPGAQLQPPTFPQPTWPQLIQLFERAGNPVLDRSGALPPPIDNIYFKRLSENRGANYRLGPGDQLYIDVFINSQRSNDLSVPTTTVTPDGAILLPLIGAIRVQDLTLEQVQGIINNRLNPYVKNPQVNISLLTQRPVRVTITGEVARPGFYPLASPELPIALTTALGTTTAADLRIVKIRRTLANNQVVETEVDLLTPLLLGVRPVDVLLEDGDVIVVPSQQVRAYQGPTRNILETYSLAAAPTAVSITIVGDVTRPGFYQLPPGSGQVTTAIQAAGGARITSDLRSVLICRITVDGRLVEDIVDLYTPIQEATALPNVSLQNGDAIIIPKLQPDEQEGYDQRLIATSTLASPQITVRILSYPINAVGAVVLANGSSFIDVLNSVPLNLADLQEIALIRYDPETGKPTRQILNGKNVLAGDATDNVLLQDNDVIVVNRNLVAQISYVLNTFTQPFRDILGFLLFFQQLQGGVENLFSPNSSGSGSSNNK from the coding sequence ATGAATCAACGTTACGCCAAGACATCGGCTTCCCTATTTTTAGCCAGTCTGTACTCGACGAGTTGGATGGTATCGGTTTCAGCGTTATTGTGGGGATTTTCTGCCCAACAACGGGTTTTAGCCCAAACTGTAACCCTTCCAGAAAGATGTGTAATTCCCCAGGAAGTCGCCAGTCAACAATATCCGGGGGCGCAACTGCAACCGCCTACCTTTCCTCAACCCACCTGGCCGCAACTCATACAACTATTTGAACGAGCCGGAAATCCGGTCTTAGATCGTTCTGGAGCCCTTCCACCTCCAATTGATAATATTTATTTCAAACGTTTGAGTGAAAATCGCGGGGCGAATTACCGTCTTGGCCCTGGAGATCAACTTTATATTGATGTGTTTATTAATAGCCAACGCTCTAATGATTTAAGTGTTCCGACCACAACAGTGACTCCCGATGGTGCAATTCTACTACCTTTAATTGGGGCGATTCGGGTTCAAGATTTAACCCTGGAACAGGTACAAGGAATTATTAATAACCGTTTAAATCCTTATGTAAAAAATCCCCAGGTTAATATCTCCTTATTAACGCAGCGTCCCGTGCGAGTCACGATTACAGGGGAAGTCGCCAGACCCGGATTTTACCCTTTAGCAAGTCCTGAACTCCCCATTGCTTTGACAACAGCCCTAGGAACTACAACAGCAGCCGATTTGCGGATAGTTAAAATTCGGCGCACCTTAGCTAATAATCAGGTAGTGGAAACAGAAGTGGATTTGTTAACTCCGTTGTTGCTGGGGGTTAGACCTGTGGATGTGTTACTCGAAGATGGGGATGTGATTGTGGTTCCCTCCCAACAGGTTCGGGCCTATCAAGGGCCAACCCGAAATATTTTAGAAACCTATAGTTTGGCCGCCGCCCCAACGGCTGTGAGTATAACGATTGTCGGAGATGTCACCCGACCCGGATTTTATCAACTTCCTCCTGGAAGCGGACAAGTCACAACGGCTATCCAAGCCGCTGGGGGTGCTAGAATCACGTCGGATTTACGGTCAGTTTTGATTTGTCGGATTACTGTGGATGGTCGCTTAGTGGAGGATATTGTGGATTTGTATACTCCCATTCAGGAAGCCACGGCTTTACCCAATGTGTCTTTACAGAATGGAGATGCGATTATTATCCCCAAACTGCAACCGGATGAACAGGAGGGTTATGATCAACGTTTGATTGCGACATCAACCTTAGCGAGTCCTCAAATTACGGTGAGAATTTTGAGTTATCCGATCAATGCAGTGGGTGCGGTGGTGTTAGCGAATGGGAGTAGTTTTATTGATGTGTTGAACTCCGTTCCTTTGAATTTAGCAGATTTGCAGGAAATAGCTTTAATTCGTTATGATCCAGAAACAGGGAAACCCACAAGACAGATTTTGAATGGAAAAAATGTATTAGCGGGTGATGCAACGGATAATGTTTTGTTACAAGATAATGATGTGATTGTTGTTAATCGGAATTTAGTCGCTCAGATCAGTTATGTTTTAAATACTTTTACTCAACCTTTCCGCGATATTCTCGGATTTCTCCTATTTTTCCAACAATTACAGGGCGGGGTAGAAAATTTGTTTAGTCCAAATTCCTCTGGAAGTGGCAGTAGTAATAATAAATAA
- the cysH gene encoding phosphoadenosine phosphosulfate reductase, with protein sequence MPQLNLTDPNVNGNLQSTSPPVTGDRTPSQQHGDHRDQASDHKVVQAIQPLELDLDAVNQQLADADGLNVVQWAAEAFGEGLVMSTSFGIQSAVMLHLVTRVVPNIPIVWVDTGYLPTETYIFAEELTQRLNLNLKVYQSPISPARMEALHGRLWEKNDVEALNYYDKIRKVEPMQRALQELNATAWLAGLRADQTHHRKTLNRVIKQSGRYKVHPILSWNSRDIYQYLTAHDLPYHPYFDLGYTTVGDWHSSRPLMATDENERDTRFQGLKQECGLHLPQTEEEAKSLDSSSL encoded by the coding sequence ATGCCGCAATTGAATCTGACTGATCCCAATGTCAACGGGAATCTCCAATCTACATCCCCTCCCGTTACAGGCGATCGCACCCCTTCCCAACAGCACGGTGATCATCGGGATCAAGCCTCAGACCATAAGGTAGTTCAAGCCATTCAACCACTCGAACTCGATTTAGACGCTGTGAATCAGCAATTGGCTGATGCGGATGGTCTTAATGTTGTCCAGTGGGCAGCCGAAGCCTTTGGGGAGGGTTTGGTGATGAGTACCAGCTTTGGAATTCAATCGGCGGTGATGCTGCATTTAGTGACTCGTGTTGTTCCTAATATTCCGATTGTTTGGGTTGATACGGGTTATTTACCCACAGAAACTTATATTTTTGCTGAAGAGTTAACACAACGCCTCAATTTGAATTTAAAAGTCTATCAATCTCCCATCAGTCCGGCGCGAATGGAAGCTTTACATGGCCGATTATGGGAAAAAAATGACGTCGAAGCCTTAAACTATTACGATAAAATTCGCAAAGTTGAACCGATGCAACGGGCTTTACAAGAATTAAACGCAACGGCTTGGTTAGCAGGATTACGCGCAGATCAAACCCATCATCGCAAAACCTTAAATCGAGTCATTAAACAGTCGGGGCGATACAAAGTTCATCCGATTCTCTCTTGGAATTCTAGGGATATTTATCAATATTTAACGGCCCATGATTTACCCTACCATCCCTATTTTGATCTGGGTTATACGACCGTCGGAGATTGGCATTCTAGCCGTCCATTAATGGCAACAGATGAAAATGAACGGGATACTCGTTTCCAAGGTTTAAAACAAGAATGTGGTTTACATTTACCTCAAACGGAAGAAGAAGCCAAAAGTTTGGATTCTTCTTCATTGTAA
- the gloA2 gene encoding SMU1112c/YaeR family gloxylase I-like metalloprotein, protein MKINKIHHIAIICSNYQKSKDFYVNLLGFEIIAETFREKRNSYKLDLRVGTQDQIELFSFPNPPQRPNQPEACGLRHLAFEVDNIDQTVAELLAKGIIVEPIRTDEITGKRYTFFQDPDNLPLEIYQKNIDFVD, encoded by the coding sequence ATGAAAATTAATAAAATCCATCACATTGCAATTATTTGTTCTAATTATCAAAAATCAAAGGATTTTTATGTCAATCTTTTAGGGTTTGAAATTATTGCCGAAACTTTTAGAGAAAAACGGAATTCTTATAAGTTAGATTTGCGAGTGGGAACCCAAGATCAGATAGAGCTATTTTCCTTTCCCAATCCTCCTCAACGACCCAATCAACCAGAAGCTTGTGGTTTAAGACATTTAGCTTTTGAAGTCGATAATATTGATCAAACTGTTGCTGAATTATTAGCAAAGGGAATAATAGTAGAACCCATCCGCACAGATGAAATCACAGGAAAACGATATACATTTTTTCAAGATCCAGATAATTTACCCTTAGAAATTTATCAAAAAAATATTGATTTTGTTGATTGA
- a CDS encoding RNA-guided endonuclease InsQ/TnpB family protein — MIVLEYKVKAKPHQCRAIDEAIKTVQFIRNKSIRYWMDAPKDTKIDRFALNKYSTELRSEFTFVKDLNSMAVQAATERAWLAISRFYENCKSKKTGKKGYPRFQKDCRSVEYKTSGWVLNPTKRRITITDKKGISELKLLGKWDIHQYPVKSIKRVRLLRRADGYYCQFCLNIAVTDVQPKTGKEIGLDVGIESFYTDSNGYQEPNPKFHQKAENSIKKSQREIYKKVKGSSGRRKARKIYAKKHLKVSRQRNEHAKRIARNVCTSNDVVVYEDLSVRNLVKNHCLAKSISDAGWYLFRQWIEYFAAKFDKLAIAVPPHYTSQKCSNCGVIVKKSLSTRTHICRCGCELHRDINAAKNILNSAKNREGHSRINATGVGVSTLIGESLLEQILT; from the coding sequence ATGATAGTTCTCGAATACAAAGTTAAAGCAAAGCCCCATCAGTGCAGAGCGATTGATGAAGCGATTAAAACGGTACAGTTCATCAGAAACAAGTCAATTCGTTACTGGATGGACGCACCTAAAGATACCAAAATTGATCGATTTGCTTTAAATAAGTATTCTACAGAACTTCGTTCGGAGTTCACTTTTGTCAAAGACTTAAACTCAATGGCAGTACAAGCTGCTACGGAACGAGCATGGTTGGCAATTTCTCGTTTTTACGAAAATTGTAAATCCAAAAAAACTGGAAAGAAAGGATATCCTCGTTTCCAGAAAGATTGCCGTTCTGTTGAATATAAAACGTCGGGTTGGGTGCTTAATCCAACTAAAAGACGAATCACGATAACTGACAAAAAAGGGATTAGTGAGCTTAAACTTCTGGGAAAATGGGATATCCATCAATACCCAGTTAAGTCTATTAAACGAGTTAGACTTCTCCGTCGTGCTGATGGATATTACTGCCAGTTCTGTCTTAATATTGCCGTCACCGATGTTCAACCGAAAACTGGAAAGGAAATTGGACTTGATGTTGGCATAGAATCTTTCTATACAGATTCTAACGGGTATCAAGAACCCAATCCTAAGTTTCACCAGAAAGCAGAAAACTCTATTAAAAAATCTCAGAGAGAAATTTACAAAAAGGTTAAAGGTTCATCGGGAAGACGGAAAGCCAGAAAAATTTACGCCAAAAAACACTTAAAAGTAAGTAGACAACGGAATGAACACGCCAAGAGAATTGCGCGTAACGTATGCACATCAAACGATGTAGTCGTCTACGAAGATTTAAGTGTTAGAAATCTGGTTAAAAACCACTGTTTAGCTAAGTCAATTAGTGATGCAGGATGGTATTTGTTTCGACAATGGATAGAATATTTTGCGGCTAAATTTGATAAATTAGCGATTGCTGTTCCACCCCATTACACTTCGCAAAAATGCAGTAATTGTGGGGTAATCGTTAAAAAATCTCTATCAACTCGCACCCATATTTGTCGTTGCGGGTGCGAACTTCATAGAGATATAAACGCTGCTAAAAATATTTTGAATTCAGCTAAAAAT